Proteins from a genomic interval of Mycobacterium conspicuum:
- a CDS encoding SulP family inorganic anion transporter, whose translation MAKGRHDLVAGLTVAAISFPQAMAYALIAGVDPRFGVYSAIVVTIVASIFGSSSHLINGPTSAISLLVFTALAFIDSENTTELFEGLFLLAVLVGAFQIVISLFKLGNLTRYISESVIIGFMAAAASLLAIGQLGNALGVRDKGNGHMQVLRRVWLTMFRGDHINYRALTLSAAAVALAVVLRQLVRRFGWPQIDMLAVLIITGLIAYFAGWSVPGGGGHTAVAVAAKIPRSLPAPHIPEVHPDWLPELSSGALAIAFVGIIEALSIAKAIAYETQQKIDYNRQIMAEGLANLGGGFFQCLPGSGSLSRSAINYQSGAKTRFSGIVSAATVAAALLLFAPLLRYVPQPALAGLLLVTAARLVDFRRLFYTLRASRYDAGLVIVTAFTGVAIDLDKAVLLGVILSILLFVPRAARLKAKELVVAPERVVRERIPGDLVDPSIIIYDLEGELFFGAAPELDRHLMVLHQRIADDDVKFVVLRLKRVRHPDVVCIERIEHFLREQTARGVTVLLAGVRADALRILHNVGIESWFPPVHIFPEEDEEFSATLRAVRHARGHLAPVEVGRSPVNAIDLKDRADLYYLV comes from the coding sequence ATGGCGAAAGGCCGGCACGACCTCGTCGCCGGGCTCACCGTCGCCGCCATCTCCTTCCCCCAGGCGATGGCCTACGCGCTGATCGCCGGGGTGGATCCCCGCTTCGGCGTGTACTCGGCCATCGTCGTGACGATCGTGGCGTCGATCTTCGGCTCGTCCTCGCACCTGATCAACGGGCCGACGAGCGCGATATCGCTGCTGGTGTTCACTGCGCTCGCCTTCATCGATTCGGAGAACACCACCGAGCTGTTCGAGGGCCTGTTCCTGCTGGCCGTCCTCGTCGGCGCCTTCCAAATCGTGATCAGCCTGTTCAAGCTGGGCAACCTGACGCGCTACATCTCCGAGTCGGTCATCATCGGCTTCATGGCCGCGGCGGCATCTCTGCTTGCCATCGGACAGTTGGGCAACGCGCTGGGGGTGCGCGACAAGGGCAACGGGCACATGCAAGTGCTGCGTCGGGTGTGGCTCACCATGTTCCGCGGTGATCACATCAACTACCGCGCGTTGACGCTCAGCGCCGCCGCGGTGGCATTGGCGGTCGTGCTGCGGCAACTGGTGCGCCGCTTCGGGTGGCCCCAGATCGACATGCTCGCCGTGCTGATCATTACCGGCCTGATCGCCTATTTCGCCGGCTGGTCGGTTCCCGGCGGCGGTGGGCATACGGCGGTGGCGGTGGCGGCAAAGATCCCTCGCAGCCTGCCCGCCCCGCACATCCCCGAGGTTCACCCGGACTGGTTGCCCGAGTTGTCTTCGGGCGCTTTGGCTATCGCATTCGTCGGTATCATCGAGGCGCTGTCGATCGCCAAAGCCATTGCCTATGAGACCCAGCAGAAGATCGACTACAACCGACAGATCATGGCCGAAGGACTGGCCAACCTCGGCGGCGGCTTCTTTCAGTGCTTACCGGGCTCGGGTTCGCTGTCGCGCTCGGCGATCAACTACCAGTCGGGCGCCAAGACACGATTCTCTGGAATCGTCTCGGCCGCAACGGTTGCCGCCGCGTTACTGCTGTTTGCGCCGCTGCTGCGATACGTTCCGCAGCCCGCGCTGGCGGGGCTGCTGCTGGTGACCGCGGCGAGGCTGGTCGACTTCAGGCGATTGTTCTACACGCTCAGGGCGTCGCGCTATGACGCCGGACTGGTGATCGTGACGGCATTCACCGGCGTGGCAATAGATCTCGATAAGGCGGTCCTGCTCGGTGTGATCCTGTCGATCCTGCTATTCGTACCGCGGGCGGCGAGGCTGAAAGCCAAGGAGCTCGTTGTCGCCCCCGAGCGTGTGGTCCGCGAGCGGATCCCCGGTGACCTCGTCGACCCGTCGATCATCATCTATGACCTGGAAGGCGAGCTATTCTTCGGCGCTGCACCGGAATTGGACCGCCACCTGATGGTGCTGCATCAACGGATCGCGGACGATGACGTGAAGTTCGTGGTCCTGCGGCTCAAGCGCGTCCGCCACCCGGACGTGGTGTGCATCGAGCGCATCGAGCACTTCCTCCGCGAGCAGACCGCGCGCGGCGTGACCGTTCTGCTGGCCGGGGTTCGCGCTGACGCGCTTCGCATTTTGCACAATGTCGGAATCGAAAGCTGGTTCCCGCCTGTGCACATCTTCCCCGAAGAAGACGAGGAATTTTCGGCGACGCTCAGGGCCGTGCGTCACGCCCGCGGCCACTTGGCTCCGGTCGAAGTCGGCAGGTCGCCCGTCAATGCGATCGATCTGAAGGACCGGGCCGATCTTTACTACCTGGTCTGA
- a CDS encoding sulfate ABC transporter substrate-binding protein yields the protein MVETPPLDERARARRRVPWLNVLGVVAVVLAAAALAVKNVPDALPNAKANRILNVSYDPTRELFAALDKAFIPQYRARSGVTLDIEESHGGSGRQLKSVLDGSQKASVVSLALISDIQTLSKRGLIASGWQRRLPNNSVPYTSTVVFVVRKGNPKGIHDWPDLIKSDVAVVTPNPRSSGNGQLSVLAAWGSVTTRGGSQAQAAAYVRTLLHHVAVSDAGARSAGDNFTLAKVGDVQLAWENEALREVAANKDELELVYPPVSILAEPAVAWVDANLTDPKTATYAKAYLNYLFTDAAQEQVAQFGYRPCNPAILAKHTDRLPPLTLFPITAIAKDWSDAREQFFGTNGILDTLSAALGT from the coding sequence ATGGTGGAAACGCCTCCGCTGGACGAGCGTGCCCGTGCCCGACGGCGCGTTCCGTGGCTCAACGTCCTGGGCGTCGTCGCCGTCGTCCTTGCCGCGGCCGCGCTGGCGGTCAAGAACGTACCGGACGCGTTGCCCAACGCCAAAGCCAATCGGATCCTCAATGTGTCCTACGACCCGACGCGTGAGTTGTTCGCGGCGCTCGACAAGGCGTTCATTCCGCAATACCGCGCGCGTAGCGGGGTGACGCTGGACATCGAAGAGTCGCACGGTGGTTCGGGGCGCCAGCTGAAGAGCGTGCTGGACGGCAGCCAGAAAGCCAGCGTGGTGTCACTGGCGCTGATCAGCGACATCCAGACGTTGAGCAAGCGGGGGCTGATCGCATCCGGCTGGCAACGACGCCTGCCCAACAATTCGGTGCCCTACACCTCGACCGTTGTGTTCGTGGTTCGCAAGGGGAATCCCAAAGGCATCCACGACTGGCCCGACCTGATCAAGAGCGACGTCGCGGTGGTGACACCCAACCCGCGCAGCTCGGGCAACGGCCAACTGAGCGTTCTGGCCGCATGGGGTTCGGTCACCACCCGCGGCGGCAGCCAAGCCCAGGCGGCCGCGTACGTGCGGACGCTGCTGCACCATGTGGCGGTGTCCGACGCCGGCGCCCGGAGCGCGGGCGACAATTTCACCCTGGCCAAGGTTGGCGATGTGCAGCTGGCTTGGGAAAACGAGGCGCTGCGCGAGGTGGCCGCCAACAAGGACGAACTCGAGTTGGTCTACCCACCGGTCAGCATCCTCGCCGAGCCCGCAGTGGCCTGGGTCGACGCCAACCTCACCGATCCCAAGACCGCCACCTACGCCAAGGCCTACCTGAATTACTTGTTCACCGACGCCGCGCAGGAGCAGGTGGCCCAATTCGGCTATCGGCCTTGCAATCCGGCGATTCTGGCCAAGCACACCGACCGGCTGCCTCCGCTGACGCTCTTCCCGATCACAGCCATTGCCAAGGACTGGAGCGACGCGCGCGAGCAGTTCTTCGGCACCAACGGGATCCTCGACACGCTCTCCGCGGCGCTGGGCACCTAA
- a CDS encoding Zn-dependent alcohol dehydrogenase, with the protein MRSRAAILYEYGSPWTVEEFELDPPRAGEVLLRLAATGLCHSDEHIRQGKLAPPPETLRSLGLPAMSPTIGGHEGSGVVLEVGDGVTGFAPGDHVVTSFVAVCGLCRWCASGMEYLCDKGSGTMTPGMPTDGTFRHHTVDGRNLGHISKIGAFAEHTVVSADSLVKIDQDFPLVPAALLACAVPTGYGSAARRAEVRGGDTAVIIGAGGIGTAAIQGARISGAARIVAVDPVEFKRESALKFGATHTAATGSDAIELVRELTRGVMADAVVVSPAMIGAADVGTALELTRKGGTCVLTGLPSPRLNSIAVTLQDFVLMNKTLCGTVFGSCNPKSDIPLLASLYRSGQLLLDEMITKRYRLDDINEAYAAKASGELIRGVIDFGVSTS; encoded by the coding sequence ATGAGAAGCCGCGCGGCGATCCTCTACGAGTACGGCAGTCCCTGGACGGTCGAAGAGTTCGAATTGGACCCGCCGCGAGCCGGCGAGGTGCTGCTGCGACTGGCCGCCACCGGGCTGTGCCACTCCGACGAGCACATCCGGCAGGGCAAGCTGGCCCCGCCGCCGGAAACCTTACGCTCGCTTGGGTTGCCGGCCATGTCGCCGACGATCGGCGGGCACGAAGGATCCGGCGTGGTGCTCGAGGTGGGCGACGGCGTCACCGGGTTCGCCCCCGGCGACCACGTGGTGACGTCGTTCGTTGCGGTATGCGGGCTGTGCCGGTGGTGCGCATCGGGAATGGAATACCTGTGCGACAAGGGTTCCGGGACGATGACCCCGGGCATGCCGACCGACGGCACCTTCCGCCATCACACCGTCGACGGACGAAACCTGGGGCATATCTCCAAGATTGGCGCATTCGCCGAACACACCGTCGTCTCGGCGGACTCCCTGGTAAAGATTGACCAAGACTTCCCGCTGGTGCCCGCCGCCCTGCTGGCGTGCGCCGTTCCGACCGGCTACGGCTCGGCGGCGCGGCGGGCCGAGGTGCGCGGCGGGGACACCGCGGTGATCATCGGAGCCGGAGGCATTGGCACCGCGGCGATTCAGGGCGCGCGCATCAGCGGCGCCGCGCGCATCGTCGCGGTCGACCCGGTCGAGTTCAAGCGCGAGTCCGCGCTGAAGTTCGGCGCCACCCACACCGCCGCAACGGGATCCGATGCGATCGAGCTGGTGCGCGAGTTGACCCGCGGCGTGATGGCCGACGCGGTGGTGGTCTCCCCGGCGATGATAGGCGCGGCCGACGTCGGGACAGCGCTGGAGCTCACCCGCAAGGGCGGCACCTGTGTGCTCACCGGACTGCCGTCGCCGCGGTTGAATTCGATCGCCGTCACGCTGCAGGATTTCGTCTTGATGAATAAGACGTTGTGCGGCACCGTGTTCGGCTCCTGCAATCCCAAAAGCGATATTCCGCTGCTGGCCTCGCTCTACCGGTCCGGTCAGCTGCTGCTCGACGAGATGATCACCAAGCGTTACCGGCTCGACGACATCAACGAGGCCTATGCCGCCAAGGCTTCCGGCGAACTGATCCGCGGCGTCATCGATTTCGGCGTGAGCACTTCCTGA